In Lactococcus garvieae subsp. garvieae, the following proteins share a genomic window:
- a CDS encoding amino acid ABC transporter ATP-binding protein, translating to MSVQIEVTDLHKTYGKNEVLKGISAKFNKGDVVCIIGPSGSGKSTFLRTLNGLEDATSGDVIINGYNLTDKNTDINLVRQHVGMVFQHFNLFPNMTVLENIMYAPVELKKLTKTEAKEKALRLLEAVGLEEKKDTMPEMLSGGQKQRVAIARALAMDPDVMLFDEPTSALDPEMVGDVLDLMRRIADDGMTMLIVTHEMGFARKVANRVMFTDAGVILEDGKPEDLFENPQHPRLQDFLSKVLNA from the coding sequence ATGTCTGTACAAATCGAAGTTACTGATCTTCACAAAACATATGGTAAAAATGAGGTCCTCAAAGGAATCTCTGCAAAATTTAACAAAGGAGATGTTGTTTGTATTATCGGCCCTTCAGGTTCTGGTAAATCAACATTCCTCCGTACACTAAATGGTTTAGAAGACGCAACAAGTGGTGATGTCATTATCAACGGGTACAACCTTACAGATAAAAACACTGACATTAACTTGGTTCGCCAACATGTCGGAATGGTTTTCCAACACTTCAATCTCTTCCCTAACATGACCGTTTTAGAAAACATCATGTATGCTCCTGTTGAGCTTAAAAAGCTTACAAAAACTGAAGCAAAAGAAAAAGCACTACGCTTGCTTGAAGCTGTTGGTCTAGAAGAGAAAAAAGATACAATGCCTGAGATGCTTTCAGGTGGACAAAAACAACGTGTAGCCATTGCCCGTGCCTTGGCTATGGACCCTGATGTTATGCTCTTTGATGAGCCAACTTCAGCACTTGACCCTGAGATGGTTGGCGATGTTCTTGACCTGATGCGTCGTATCGCAGATGATGGCATGACAATGCTTATCGTGACACACGAGATGGGCTTTGCACGTAAAGTTGCTAACCGTGTCATGTTTACAGATGCAGGTGTTATCCTTGAAGATGGTAAACCAGAAGACCTCTTTGAAAACCCTCAGCATCCACGTCTACAAGACTTCTTATCTAAAGTATTGAATGCATAA
- a CDS encoding amino acid ABC transporter substrate-binding protein/permease, which translates to MKKLFLTLSLIFATITGMSFATAHNVSAQETVRIASDNAYAPFEFQDSDKNWVGIDVDIMKEVAKINDWKLEMSFPGFDAALQNLKAGKADAVIAGMTITDERKQVFDVSDPYYTSAITLATTKSSTLKSYDELKGKAVGAKKGTASYDWLQKNQDKYGYTIKTYSDGVHMFASLAAGNIVGAMDEAPVISYAINQGQDLAINLPSFSLPGGYGFAVMKGENSKLVDGFNKALTQMKANGEYDKIVQKYTGGKKATPKKDVYTIASDNSFAPFEFQNTDKKFTGIDVDLLNAIAKQQGFKIKWNHVGFQPAVDAVQAGHADAMMAGMSITDARKKVFDFGDAYYDSNLTLAVSKSNEDIKKWEDLKGKQVGAKNGTASYDYLTKNESKYGYTLKTFTDATSMYSSLNNGSIQAFMDDEPVVKYAIKQGQEFKTPFEGIPTGQYGFAVKKGTNPELIEMFNNGLSSLRASGQYQEIVDKYLASKTETATESETESTMLGILKNNWKQLGKGLWITIQLALVSFVLAMIVGVIFGLFSASPSPALRTISRIYVDLNRSIPLLVLTIFIFYGIPNMLQLITGHQSPLNEFTAGVIALTLNESAYIAEIVRGGIAAVPTGQMEASRSLGIPYVKTMRKVILPQAVKITIPSLINQFIITLKDTTLVSVIGLVELLQAGQIIVARNFQAFRVYGLIGLIYMVVLLLLMWAGRRIEQKMK; encoded by the coding sequence ATGAAGAAATTATTCCTTACATTATCTTTAATATTCGCCACGATTACCGGAATGTCCTTTGCGACTGCTCATAATGTCAGCGCTCAGGAAACCGTACGTATCGCGAGTGATAATGCTTATGCCCCTTTTGAATTCCAAGATTCAGATAAAAATTGGGTAGGTATCGATGTCGATATCATGAAGGAAGTCGCTAAAATCAATGACTGGAAGCTTGAAATGTCTTTCCCTGGATTTGATGCCGCTCTTCAAAACTTAAAAGCTGGAAAAGCTGATGCAGTCATCGCTGGGATGACGATTACAGACGAACGTAAACAAGTTTTTGATGTTTCAGATCCTTATTATACTTCAGCCATCACTTTAGCTACAACAAAGTCTTCTACACTTAAGAGCTATGATGAACTTAAAGGCAAAGCTGTTGGTGCTAAAAAAGGAACAGCTTCTTATGACTGGTTACAAAAAAACCAAGACAAGTACGGCTACACAATCAAAACTTACTCTGACGGTGTTCACATGTTTGCCTCATTGGCCGCAGGGAACATCGTAGGTGCGATGGATGAAGCTCCTGTTATCTCTTATGCCATCAACCAAGGACAAGACTTGGCAATCAATCTTCCTTCCTTCTCACTTCCTGGAGGTTACGGTTTCGCTGTAATGAAAGGTGAGAACTCTAAACTCGTCGACGGCTTCAACAAAGCTTTGACTCAAATGAAAGCCAATGGCGAGTATGACAAAATCGTTCAAAAATATACTGGTGGTAAGAAAGCAACTCCTAAAAAAGATGTTTACACTATTGCCTCAGATAATAGCTTTGCCCCATTTGAATTCCAAAACACAGATAAAAAATTCACAGGTATTGATGTCGACTTGCTTAATGCTATCGCTAAGCAACAAGGCTTCAAAATCAAATGGAACCACGTTGGTTTCCAACCTGCGGTAGATGCTGTTCAAGCAGGACATGCTGATGCTATGATGGCCGGTATGTCAATTACTGATGCACGTAAAAAAGTCTTTGACTTTGGTGATGCCTATTACGATTCGAATTTGACGCTTGCTGTTTCTAAGTCAAATGAAGACATCAAGAAATGGGAAGATCTAAAAGGAAAACAAGTAGGTGCCAAAAACGGGACAGCTTCTTATGACTACTTAACAAAAAACGAAAGCAAATACGGCTACACTTTAAAAACATTTACTGATGCTACTTCAATGTATTCTTCATTGAACAATGGTTCAATTCAAGCCTTTATGGATGATGAGCCTGTAGTAAAATATGCCATTAAACAAGGCCAAGAATTTAAAACACCTTTTGAAGGTATTCCAACAGGTCAATACGGTTTCGCTGTGAAAAAAGGAACCAATCCTGAACTTATCGAAATGTTCAACAATGGTCTTTCTTCACTGCGTGCCAGCGGTCAATATCAAGAAATTGTTGATAAATATTTAGCTTCAAAAACTGAAACAGCAACTGAGTCAGAAACAGAAAGCACAATGCTTGGTATCTTGAAAAACAACTGGAAACAGTTAGGTAAAGGTCTCTGGATCACTATCCAACTTGCTTTAGTTTCCTTTGTTTTAGCAATGATTGTTGGTGTAATTTTCGGACTTTTCTCAGCGAGTCCATCACCAGCTCTACGTACAATTTCACGTATTTATGTCGACCTTAACCGTTCAATTCCACTCTTGGTATTAACAATTTTCATTTTCTACGGCATTCCAAACATGTTGCAACTCATCACAGGCCATCAAAGTCCTCTGAATGAGTTTACAGCCGGTGTTATTGCCTTGACGCTGAATGAATCAGCCTATATCGCTGAAATCGTTCGTGGGGGTATCGCTGCTGTTCCAACAGGTCAAATGGAGGCCAGCCGCTCACTTGGTATCCCTTATGTGAAAACAATGCGTAAAGTAATCTTGCCACAAGCTGTTAAGATTACCATTCCTAGCTTGATTAACCAATTTATCATTACGCTTAAAGATACAACCTTGGTATCTGTTATCGGATTGGTTGAACTCTTGCAAGCAGGTCAAATCATCGTTGCCCGTAACTTCCAAGCCTTCCGTGTCTACGGTTTGATTGGTCTGATTTACATGGTGGTTCTGCTTCTCTTGATGTGGGCAGGACGTCGCATCGAACAAAAAATGAAATAA
- a CDS encoding VTT domain-containing protein, with amino-acid sequence MFTTLSMFGFFNDWISGFLNAPGAHVWVYVLLGAIIFIETGLVIFPFLPGDSILFFVGSMAAMYPDKLSMPLLILIMGSLAFLANLLNYEIGRKFGDVIPKHKTLSKFLKPEYIEEAEQFFAKWGSWAIFLGRFMPIIRTVVPFTAGTSRMPHKKFVLYNFLGGFAWVIVALGAGFLFGQVPFIKKNFELVMLAIVAVSLLPAVIGVAKRYFAGRKAV; translated from the coding sequence ATGTTTACAACACTTTCGATGTTTGGCTTCTTCAATGACTGGATTTCTGGTTTTTTGAATGCGCCAGGCGCACACGTTTGGGTCTATGTTCTCTTAGGAGCGATCATCTTCATTGAAACAGGGCTGGTTATTTTTCCGTTCTTACCAGGGGATTCAATTCTCTTTTTCGTAGGATCAATGGCCGCTATGTATCCAGATAAATTATCAATGCCTCTTCTTATTTTGATTATGGGGAGTTTAGCTTTTCTGGCCAACCTTTTGAATTATGAAATCGGCCGTAAATTTGGAGATGTAATTCCAAAACATAAAACACTCTCTAAATTTTTAAAGCCAGAATACATTGAAGAAGCAGAGCAATTCTTTGCCAAATGGGGTTCATGGGCTATCTTCCTCGGGCGCTTTATGCCAATCATTCGTACGGTTGTTCCGTTTACAGCAGGAACAAGTCGTATGCCACATAAAAAATTCGTGCTTTATAATTTCTTAGGTGGTTTTGCTTGGGTTATCGTAGCTTTAGGTGCAGGCTTCCTCTTTGGACAAGTGCCTTTCATCAAGAAAAACTTTGAACTCGTCATGTTAGCAATCGTTGCTGTATCTTTACTTCCAGCAGTGATTGGCGTTGCTAAACGGTATTTCGCAGGACGCAAAGCCGTTTAA
- a CDS encoding shikimate dehydrogenase: protein MEINGYTRMAAVLAHPIKHSLSPFIHNLAFELTDENAVYLAWELEDEKMLKQTINNVRTLDMYGLNISMPYKQKAVEFIDELSEEAELIGAVNTIVNQKGKLVGYNTDGQGFFSALNFKPRHKKITLIGGGGAAISIIVQAALLEMQEITVFARQSASYAPLEQRLKKLSQQTKITIRLYNLADRSRLQKEITTSDLLVNATPVGMAGEAMPLPSSILLPPGILVVDTIYKVRETPLMKWAKSQERATMNGVGMLIHQAATSFELWTGKKMPVEQISQKLEEKDEVKC, encoded by the coding sequence ATGGAAATAAATGGATACACTCGGATGGCTGCTGTGTTAGCCCATCCCATTAAGCACAGTCTTTCTCCTTTTATTCATAACCTCGCTTTTGAGCTGACTGATGAAAATGCGGTCTACCTGGCTTGGGAGTTGGAAGATGAAAAAATGCTCAAACAGACGATCAACAATGTCAGAACATTGGACATGTATGGACTGAATATTTCGATGCCTTACAAGCAAAAAGCAGTTGAATTTATTGATGAGCTATCCGAAGAAGCGGAATTGATTGGAGCAGTCAACACGATTGTCAATCAGAAGGGAAAATTGGTCGGTTACAATACGGATGGTCAGGGCTTTTTCAGTGCGTTAAACTTTAAACCGCGCCATAAAAAAATAACGCTTATTGGTGGTGGAGGCGCCGCGATTTCCATAATTGTTCAGGCTGCTTTGCTTGAAATGCAGGAAATCACGGTTTTTGCTAGACAGTCAGCTTCCTATGCACCTTTAGAGCAGCGTTTGAAGAAGTTGTCACAGCAAACAAAAATTACAATCCGACTTTACAACCTCGCTGATCGTTCACGATTGCAAAAAGAAATTACGACATCTGACTTACTGGTTAATGCAACACCTGTAGGGATGGCGGGTGAAGCAATGCCGCTCCCTTCTTCAATTCTTTTGCCTCCAGGGATTCTTGTGGTAGACACGATTTACAAAGTACGTGAAACCCCATTGATGAAATGGGCGAAAAGCCAAGAGAGAGCAACGATGAATGGAGTGGGTATGCTTATCCATCAAGCTGCCACTTCTTTTGAATTATGGACAGGTAAAAAAATGCCTGTTGAGCAGATAAGTCAGAAATTGGAGGAAAAAGATGAGGTTAAATGTTAA
- the aroB gene encoding 3-dehydroquinate synthase has translation MRLNVNLPEHPYDIIIKKESLLEVGRWVAQLWQQQKVVLVTDDNVEPLYGREVASQLRSEGFEVFTFTFPAGEASKNLSTVEKLWEFCAQQGLTRSDGVIALGGGVVGDLAAFAASTYMRGIHFLQIPTSLTAQVDSSIGGKTGINSNYAKNMMGTFAQPDGVLIDPEVLKTLEKRDFREGIGEIVKCGLIADKQLWARLNEIQNADELLQEAAYFIRAACEVKRKLVVEDEFDQGTRLYLNFGHTIGHAVEAYAGYGQVMHGEAVAIGMVQISKVAERKGLMPEGLTAQIKAVLQKFQLPQTYEPWDEAALFEILSHDKKARGKMIKIVLVPEIGQAQIHEISLQEMKEYLK, from the coding sequence ATGAGGTTAAATGTTAATCTTCCAGAGCACCCATATGATATCATTATTAAGAAGGAAAGCTTGTTGGAAGTGGGGCGATGGGTTGCACAACTCTGGCAACAACAAAAAGTTGTACTGGTCACCGACGACAATGTTGAACCTCTCTATGGAAGAGAGGTAGCTTCCCAGTTACGAAGTGAGGGATTTGAAGTTTTTACTTTTACTTTTCCGGCAGGAGAAGCCAGTAAAAACTTGTCTACCGTAGAGAAATTATGGGAGTTTTGTGCTCAACAGGGTTTGACGCGTTCCGATGGAGTTATTGCTTTAGGGGGAGGTGTTGTTGGCGATTTAGCAGCCTTTGCTGCCAGTACATACATGAGAGGCATTCACTTTCTCCAAATACCAACAAGTTTAACGGCACAGGTCGATAGTTCCATCGGTGGAAAAACAGGAATCAATAGTAATTATGCGAAAAATATGATGGGGACTTTTGCCCAGCCGGATGGTGTTCTGATTGATCCTGAGGTATTGAAAACCTTAGAGAAACGTGATTTTCGTGAGGGGATTGGTGAAATCGTCAAGTGTGGCTTGATTGCCGATAAACAACTCTGGGCCCGCTTAAATGAAATCCAGAATGCCGATGAACTTTTGCAAGAAGCAGCGTATTTTATTCGGGCAGCTTGTGAGGTGAAACGGAAACTTGTTGTGGAAGATGAGTTTGATCAGGGAACTCGACTTTATTTGAATTTTGGTCACACAATTGGACATGCTGTCGAAGCTTATGCTGGTTATGGGCAGGTCATGCATGGTGAGGCTGTAGCCATTGGAATGGTCCAAATAAGTAAAGTGGCTGAACGTAAAGGGCTGATGCCTGAAGGACTAACGGCTCAAATTAAAGCGGTGCTCCAAAAGTTTCAACTTCCCCAAACTTATGAACCATGGGATGAGGCAGCTTTGTTTGAAATCCTCAGCCATGATAAAAAAGCGCGAGGCAAGATGATCAAGATCGTGCTTGTTCCCGAAATTGGACAGGCCCAAATTCATGAGATAAGCCTTCAAGAAATGAAGGAGTATTTGAAATGA
- a CDS encoding DUF1697 domain-containing protein, protein MRYCAFLRGINVGGTKLNMADLKTEFEAAGFTGVITVLATGNVIFSSATLSDLSFLPVQSFIKTEQQVREIVQNNPFQPEEDYHFYVFVAEKTFAQIAQSEFNLLNTSAEEGLVRAGTFYWKVPKGMTLTTAFGKILGKKVYKDLFTSRNINTLERIIKKL, encoded by the coding sequence ATGAGATACTGTGCATTTCTTCGGGGAATAAATGTGGGTGGTACTAAACTCAACATGGCAGACTTAAAAACGGAGTTTGAGGCAGCTGGTTTTACAGGTGTTATCACTGTTTTAGCCACAGGGAATGTCATTTTCAGTAGCGCAACCTTGTCTGATTTATCTTTTTTGCCTGTGCAAAGTTTTATAAAAACTGAGCAACAAGTAAGAGAGATTGTCCAAAATAATCCTTTTCAACCAGAAGAAGATTATCATTTTTATGTCTTTGTTGCAGAAAAAACTTTTGCACAAATTGCACAAAGCGAGTTTAATTTATTAAACACAAGTGCAGAAGAAGGTCTTGTCCGAGCAGGTACCTTTTATTGGAAAGTACCCAAGGGCATGACTTTAACCACAGCTTTTGGTAAAATTTTAGGTAAAAAAGTCTATAAAGATCTTTTTACAAGTCGTAATATCAATACATTGGAGAGAATAATTAAAAAATTATAA
- a CDS encoding DMT family transporter encodes MFVYLGIALFAGFLLANQNPINADLRKNVHSPFWASTISQVIGVVFLGTISILLTGDLFPSAEFVQSHPAWIWIGGLLGPVYVTSNVFLFPRLGAVQTVILPILGQILTGVVIDSFGWFYAVQIPMSPIRILGIIVTVLGLFIAVVLPSLREKTAQVEAEPNLMLWRLWAIISGAFTAVQQAINGHLGTLLQRPFQASFMSFFIGLIAIVCVTLVIERRLITRVELGKIKKWNILGGIWGAFFVLGAVLAVPKIGAGLNIMMALLGQIIGSMLVQQFGWWRSDRYPIRLIQVAGVAVMLVGIVCIKFL; translated from the coding sequence ATGTTTGTCTATCTTGGAATAGCACTTTTTGCGGGTTTTTTACTAGCAAACCAAAACCCGATTAATGCCGATCTTCGCAAAAATGTTCATTCCCCTTTTTGGGCCTCAACAATTTCTCAGGTTATTGGGGTTGTTTTCTTAGGGACGATCTCAATACTTTTAACTGGCGATTTGTTTCCCTCTGCGGAATTTGTCCAGTCTCATCCCGCTTGGATATGGATTGGTGGTTTACTCGGTCCGGTCTATGTCACATCGAATGTCTTTCTTTTTCCACGACTGGGTGCTGTGCAGACCGTGATCTTACCCATTTTGGGACAAATTTTGACTGGAGTGGTTATTGACAGCTTTGGCTGGTTTTATGCGGTCCAAATTCCGATGAGCCCTATTCGTATATTGGGTATTATTGTTACTGTACTTGGGCTTTTCATTGCTGTTGTCTTACCCAGCTTACGTGAAAAAACAGCACAAGTTGAAGCCGAGCCCAATTTAATGTTGTGGCGTCTTTGGGCGATAATATCAGGAGCCTTCACTGCGGTTCAACAGGCTATTAATGGACATCTGGGAACCTTATTGCAGCGTCCCTTTCAAGCCTCTTTTATGTCTTTCTTCATTGGACTGATTGCCATTGTCTGTGTGACGTTAGTGATCGAACGTCGCTTGATTACGAGAGTTGAGTTAGGCAAAATCAAAAAATGGAATATATTGGGTGGTATCTGGGGGGCCTTCTTTGTTCTTGGCGCCGTTTTAGCAGTGCCAAAAATAGGGGCTGGCCTAAATATAATGATGGCACTACTTGGACAAATCATTGGTTCAATGTTGGTGCAACAGTTTGGTTGGTGGCGTTCAGATCGCTATCCAATACGACTTATTCAAGTTGCAGGTGTTGCTGTAATGTTGGTAGGCATTGTTTGTATAAAATTTTTGTGA